A segment of the Branchiostoma floridae strain S238N-H82 unplaced genomic scaffold, Bfl_VNyyK Sc7u5tJ_1326, whole genome shotgun sequence genome:
AGGTTGATCCAAAAAGAGATCAGATTTAACGCTAGACTAATACATACACTGTTCAGAACTTACTCCTTTCAGATATTCATTAACACCATGTTCTCCTCACTCACAGGATGGAGACACACCACTGTACATGGCAGCCCAGAATGGACATGAATGAATCAGATTTAACACTGAAGACTAAATTAATGCACTAATCAGAACTTGCTCCTTTTCCGATATTCCTTGACATCATGTTCTTCCCAATCACAGGATGGAGACACACCACTGTACATAGCAGCCCagaatggacatgtggaagttgtgcagcagctgctgaaggctggagcagatgTGGACAAGGCTGCACGGGTAAGGTGGATACAAAATGTGATCAGATTTAACACTGAACACTAAATTAACACACTATTCAGAACTTGTTTCTTCCCGATATTCCTTGACATCATGTTCTTCCCATTCACAGTTTGGAGACACACCACTGTACATGGCAGCCTATCAGGGACacgtggaagttgtgcagcagctgctgaacaAGGCTATTGAGAAGCACTTAAAGGTACAAAGGaacataaaaattgtaaaagtggccccaatatggaagccatgagtgtagttgccatgttggtaagtgacaccagtctaccacactattgTTCacatcttgaatacagaaatgaatgccctgtaggctgtgataccatgttttgtcgcttcaattcttttttttttaacgtttattgtgtatatttcgaaaatttagccattttttttacccatcttgtttttttcaccctatctcactatttttgccgtctgcagaggatgtcatccataatatttacttgctgtggcctaaatggACGTTTAggagttgtgcagcagctgccgAAGGCTGGAGCAGATGTGGTGAAGGTAAGATAGATACAGAACAAGATCAAATTTTGATGTTATACTGAAAAATTGAGAAGACcattatgttttgggtagcatttgtgtgtttatttattttttgtgtagaagaccagcataactcgagaatgcctggatggattgtattcatattcggtatgtgggtaggtcttgatgagacctggaaacgattagatgttgggccccctagcatatgtaaataattacatattatttatgcaaatggtaatcttatttgcataattaatcaggaaattgtctaaacacgTTCAagtcaattataggaccattgcaacatgtgacatttgtaactgagaaagagaaaaatatttatAGATGTACATTATGCAAAATGAAGACCTAACTcccataattaatgagaaaattatATTATGTCATAGtcgtaaatgacgggaacttcttacgtGTAGCATTTGTAAGTtctgtacaggtgaacattgttgaacattaattattatgcaaatgaggtcctaatttacataaattatcaGACAGTACGacaaaagccttctttctttacatatagattgtgtacgtctattgtttggtggaggagatgatcaagttatataatttatgcaaatgcgaaccttatttgcataattaatgacaaacaattaatacagcagttgtaaaagatagaatcatttggcaaaggtatggggtcgtggaactctagtttaatgCGATATTGTTCTCATGTCACCTTATTAAATTCACCTCACATGGAATTCTGCAAAATGATGGCTAATCGTGTATTCATTGAATAGATACATCATCTATTCAAAAACAACACCCCATTCTGGATTTTAGTGTTCTTTTAATTCCCCCTGTGTAGTATTCAGAGAACCactcatacatttgtatatgatgTTAATTTAATGTTAATTCCCCCTGCTGCCTTCATTATTCATATTTGTAATGATCACATCAATACTCATTAATTAATAAGTAAAGGTTCATGCGGATCACAATAAATTTTCCACCCTACAAGTGTTCACTGCTTCCTTCTCTGCTTTCCAGAGGCAACAAGAAGCCTTGATACAGGATCTGTTTCAAGCACACCACAGCACAGAAACTGCAATGGACAATGTGGATCCAATGTACCACAACATGAAAGCCttcatcaacattttgggtcgaaTAAAATGCATCAGAAAGTCGGATATNNNNNNNNNNNNNNNNNNNNNNNNNNNNNNNNNNNNNNNNNNNNNNNNNNNNNNNNNNNNNNNNNNNNNNNNNNNNNNNNNNNNNNNNNNNNNNNNNNNNGAGCCTCAAGGAATGAACTGGGATCCAATAAATCAGTCTGGTGGAGCCTCAAGGAATGAACTGGATCCAATAAATCAGTCCGGTGGAGCCTCAAGGAATGAACTGGATCCAATAAATCAGTCCGGTGGAGCCTCAAGGAATGAACTGGATCCAATAAATCAGACCAGTGGAGCCTTGATGAATGAACTGGATCCAATAAATCATACCGGTGGAGCCTTGATGAATGAACTGGATCCAATAAATCATATCGGTGGAGCCTTGATGAATGAACTGGATCCAATAAACCATACTGGTGGAGCCTTGATGAATAAACTGGATCCAATAAACCATACCGGTGGAGCCTTGATGAATGAACTGGATCCAATAAACCATACCGGTGGAGCCTTGATGAATGAACTGGATCCAATAAACCATACCGGTGGAGCCTTGATGAATGAACTGGATCCAATTAACCATACCGGTGGAGCCTTGATGAATGAACTGGATCCAATTAACCATACCGGTGGAGCCTTGATGAATGAACTGGTTCCAATAAATCATACCGGTGGAGCCTTGATGAATGAACTGGATCCAATTAACCATACCGGTGGAGCCTTGATGAATGAACTGGATCCAATTAACCATACCGGTGGAGCCTTGAGGAATGAACTGGATCCAATTAACCATACCGGTGGAGCCTTGATGAATGAACTGGATCCAATTAACCATACCGGTGGAGCCTTGAGGAATGAACTGGATCCAATTAACCATACCGGTGGAGCCTTGAGGAATGAACTGGATCCAATTAACCATACCGGTGGAGCCTTGATGAATGAACTGGATCCAATTAACCATACCGGTGGAGCCTTGATGAATGAACTGGATCCAATTAACCATACCGGTGGAGCCTTGAGGAATGACTTGGATCCAACATGTGAGACCAGTGGATGCTTGGGGAATGACCAGGATCCAATAAACCAGCCACTAGGTCTGGATGCAATAAACCAGAACCAAAAGACCCTTAAAAACAATCATGATCCAATACACCACACGATAGAATCCTCAATAGATGCAGAGGATCCAATACAATCAACCCTAGAAGCCTTGAGGAAAGATGTAGATGAAATACACCACGACATGGAAGCTCTGAAGAATGATAAGGATACAAAACACAACACCTTGGACACCTTGATGAAAGAAGCTCACCTTCTCAACAACATTGAGTGGATTAATTTGACGGACAGTGGGACTGTGAGGTAAGGTCTTGCAAAGTTATTGCACAGCCATTACAAACACTGCTTAAAACCACAAGTTCAACACAGAACTTATGAAACAACTGGAAAGAGAGTAATGATGTACCAGAGGAAATGATGTGTAGAATACCACAAGTGAATTGAAACATTGCAAATTGTCAAAGCAAATTCAGGTAGAGCACTTACATTTTTTATACACTATTCCTTAGTTATATACCAATACCGGTAGATGTTTATAGATCAGATTAGACTATATTTGTCTGATAGCAATGTCTTGACTCATTTTTCTTAGTGTCAGCATCAGCACACTCGACCACAGCATCAGCACACACTGCCACTGTGGAAATCACCGTCCTTTGGAAGTGCCAAATCCCAGGAGGGAATACGTGACTCTCGAATGTGTACTGCTTATGCAATGTGTATGTCTCTGCTGTGTGCTTCCCCTCACAATCCTGTCAATGCAGTCGCATTATAAGGTCAGCAAAATCCCATAAGAATTCATCATCTAGTTAATTCTGATGGAATATGAAGTTCCACTTACGTTGTTATATTAGTAATCTAAATTGTATTAAACTTCAAGTATTGTGTTGAAAATGCAATAAGTCCAATCTGCATGAAAAGAGCccaatgaaaatgtatttgaagGAAATGAACAAAAATTCAATCAATAATAGATTTGAAGCTATTGAATCATAGTACATTGGTTCATTCATTCAAGTTACATTAttacaaaaatcaaacaaacactTGAATGATGGAAAGATATATGATTCGTGTCTATATGGCAGTAGGCAATTTCAAACATATCTTCGTGAAAATCCTGCTGAAAAAAAAGACTGAAGGCTCAGTTTAAGTGGCAAAGTTTTGATGTATACTGAATACAAACTGAAAactaatacaatatacatgtaactgcagTGATCTACGAATTCCTTCACAACGGGTGAAATAAAAAAGCAGTCACATTGGCAATGCAAACCACTATCTCATTATACCTTGAGGTACTGTTGAATTCgacaatatatacaaacatacctTCTTCACCAAGTGCCACAGTGCCGCCAATGAACTCCAACATGCCTCCAGCAAAGTCCAACATGCCTTTTGCAAAGGtgctgtgtttttgagatgtaaaatgtaacgCAAGTAGTAAAATACCTCCGCCGTACCTTGCAGTGCCTTCATCATGCCACCACCATGCCGGCAACAAAACAATAATGTCAAATTCAGGATTATACGTATGttgtataatattatgttatttacaccaagtatcaaaagtgaacatccttttatcactgcAATTCTATTTCCGATGCAGTTCGTATCACCAACAGTATGAGCCAATAGGCACAAATATGCGCACGAGCTGAACGCCAATGTGCCCTCTACAGGCTATTACTAATTCTGTAACAGTACATTTGTAAGATGTACTTTTACAGTACCTCTGCTCAGTGAGATAGGGGCTATAAAGCAATATAAAGATATAAAGCAATTTACAAACTTTCTACAGAATCATACTTTGGTCAGAAATcagcatacatgtagaattcCTTCTCAAACATACTGCAGGTCAGGAAGGGACTACCTGATGATAGTAATCAAACCATGGGAAAGGCCAAAGAGGAGATTATGATCTGCCATGGAGCATCAACACATGACATCGATATCACAGCTGTATTTGGACATGGAACCCATGTGAAGGGTGCAAGTGAGTCAAAGGAACAGGATACCTTTGTTAAAGGTGAGAATACTCCATTCATGCTGTTTCTTCAGTAGAGCTATATCTGAGATGATTACTAACCCTGCACAGGAAACCAGGAGAGACATCCAGCACAGAAATCAATTTGAACAAAGGATTTTAAGCTGTGTGGCAAAATAGAATGCCTGCACGTTGAGTGCCTTCTAGGTATAGCAGTCATTCTCAACTTAGGTACATGATATTTTTGAGTGGTAGCGCAATGAGAGTTTGCTATATGTACGGCTTGCGTTTTTGGCCAAGCACACCAAGTGATCTCTACAGTCTACTCCTTTAGACAAGTTTATTGGGCTCTTTTATGAGCAGATATTTAAGAGTTAAGGCTGATGCACAAAGCTTTCTCGAGCACGGGGCAATGAGCTTTATGCCCCCCTCTAAAAAACTGAAACGACTAATTTCCAGTCACATACAGAGTCAGGTGCAAACCCGCAGCTGCTGGCTCCATAGAATTTGAACCAGATGTGGCGAGTGCCCAAACAGAAATAGCACAGAAAATTCTTGACTGTTGGAAAATTTACAGGAAGAAAATCTAAGGAGTAAAAAATTTAGCTCATCATCTTCCTTCCATTTCTTTTTCAGGAACAGCACGGCTGTTCCAACAAGCAGTCCAAGCTGTCGACTTTGCCAACTATGGAGTGCAGTTTGGCCTCTCAGACCATGAGATACACCACATCGTCAACACAGAAGCTGTCGCCGTGCAAGAGCAGGCTGCCAAGAAGTACCAGGCTTGGAACAGGGATGGCCAGAAGGGGAGGGAGAGTGACTTAAGGGATGACGTAGTGGCTGAAAGAATCCAGCAGCTCCCTCGCATGTTGTCTCAGTATAAGCGGGAGTAATAAGCTTAGCAATGATGGGCAAGCAAAGTACATCAAGCTAACTGATCTGAAAAATATTCCTTGCCAAAACATTCCGTGGAGAATAATTTCTGCAAACCGTAAGACATTTCATGTGCAGGTGAAGAGCAGATATTGTTGTAATGTATCTGTGTGCAGACTGCAGTGACTGTAGACCTTGTATAGGACTGTGTGATGTTATGTGATATATCCAGAAAGACTGATAGTGTGATTGTGGCAAATTGAGCTTAATAAGTTTTACGTAATTTAGTACAAGCTTGCTAAAGACCAGGTAAGTTAGTCATTTAAATGTAGGGCTGTGTCATCCAAGTCTTTTTCGTCCTGTTGGGATGATATATTCAGCACAGATGGGCATGACCGTAGGTAACAAGACCAGCCTGACACTTGCTGGGCCTGCCACAGGCCTCACAGATAGATTATCCACAGGATAATGCATTCTAATAGTATATCAAAGTCTTTGTCATATTCTTAATCAGGATTATTTTGGGGTTTCAAAGAGTGATAACATTTAATATACATAATGTAGATACAGGATTATTATTAAGTATGAATACAAATAAAGCCAAAATGCACCATACACAGtagcagttacccaagcaactggatatgattttcgagTTGCCTTGAGTAACCGCTATTTGGAGTATCTTACaacctggatttctaaccttcatcaacgaaaGCTAAAATGATACAGAAGGGAATTTCTAAACTTTTAGTTGCTAAGTTATCAACTATATATGATATGGGACCAACCTATTGCTATAATGAATGCTGTTTTACCTTGTTCATGTTTAAGTACATGTTTTATTGAGATGGGACTAACCTATTGCTATAATGCATGCTGTATTTACCAATATTTTACTGATAATAAACTTGATATGCTGTGGTTAAAATTTCTCCTACTGTGACTAATATCAAGGTGTCAATAAGTTGGATAAAAAAacatcattcactcactcactatccgtttTAGTGTCCGTTGGGATGTCATTCAGCTTATCTTGTGTCCTGTCTATCTCAACATTAGCATAATGCAAGTTAAGACATCATATTCTGTAGCTATTTTCATTAAAATGCAAATTCAAATATCTTTCAATAGCATGTACattaacagtacatgtagtagcaagTTTGGATGTAGGGCTTTAATACAGACATATATCTTCGTTAACAGCCTTATTTGACCACTACGTCTTTAAATAATAAGTGTGGTCACATAATTGGTTCGCAATCTACCACCTTTAAAGCTTATTTACATTTAAGTTGCTAAAAATGAGTCAACAGATAGCATGCATTCTTTACAATTTTATTAGACTGCAACACTTATACATATAGTTATGCACCAAACGcaatacaaaaaatgttgtataaatctatttttttctgactaAATGCTAACAAAGTGCTCTTTTGAAACAACATCGTCTAATTGTTACATTACTGGAATAAGCTTCAAAGAATACTACAATGATGACATACTGTTGCAGTATAATATAAGAAATGTTTGCCAACGGTTGGCAATAAAATTTccttttatcataaaaaaaaacttttctcaaTCTAGTGGCATTGGTGTGTTTACATTGAATTCACTGACAGTTAGCACAGTGACCAAACTGCATCCGACTAGAAATTCCAGGTAGCAAAATAACTTTGTTGGCAATTCAGAAGGCTTACAAAGCACAAGAAATCCAAGTCCAGGAAATCAGCAAAATGTGTCGGCTGAATTCTATATTGTCCCAGCTTTTACACCGCATCAAGCACAAaaaaactttgatttcataatccATTCTGAAAGTATTGTACACAAAATAACCTC
Coding sequences within it:
- the LOC118407365 gene encoding uncharacterized protein LOC118407365, giving the protein MEALKNDKDTKHNTLDTLMKEAHLLNNIEWINLTDSGTVSVSISTLDHSISTHCHCGNHRPLEVPNPRREYVTLECVLLMQCVCLCCVLPLTILSMQSHYKVRKGLPDDSNQTMGKAKEEIMICHGASTHDIDITAVFGHGTHVKGASESKEQDTFVKGTARLFQQAVQAVDFANYGVQFGLSDHEIHHIVNTEAVAVQEQAAKKYQAWNRDGQKGRESDLRDDVVAERIQQLPRMLSQYKRE